ATAAATGTTTGGTTTTGGTTATTGAGTCTATAAAAATAAATAATTTATTGAAACGCGCTGTCTTTTGGTTCCCAAAGTTCGATTTTATTTCCTTCAGGGTCCAGGATCCATCCAAAGTCCCCATAGTCAAAACGTTGTACTTCGCCAACAACAGTCACGCCTGATGCCTTTAATGCTTCCAACAGCAAATCCAGATGATCCACCCTGAAGTTCTGCATAAATGATTGCTCGGATGGTTCAAAATACGTCGTATCATCCTTAAACGGCGACCATTGCGTCATACAATCATTGCCCTGCGCATCTTTCCACCAGAAAGAACTTCCGTAGGCATCGGTTTTCAGTCCGAGGTGCTTGCCATACCATGCCACAAGCGCTTTCGGGTCTTTTGATTTGAAAAAAATCCCGCCAATTCCTGTAACGCGTCCGATGTCATTTTCAATTTGGCTTTCGCCGAAATACAAAGCTTTGATTTTATCGGCAATCACCTTTGCCAATTCCTGATGGCTTTCAAATGTCCAGCCCGCGATGTGCGGTGACAACAATACGTTCTCCGCGTCAAGCAGATACTGGAACGCTTCAGGAACATTATGATCCTCAAAAAGATGTTCAAACGAACTTTTCTCATATTCCAGGACGTCGAGTCCGGCACCCAGGATTTTTCCTGATCTTAATGCCGAAACCAAATCGGCCGTTACGGCATTCTTGCCCCGGGAAGTATTCAGCAGCCAAAATGGTTTTGTAAATGTGTTGATGAAATCGGTATCGACCATCTTGTCCGTCTGCGGCGTCCACGGGATGTGCAGGCTCAGCACATCGGCATTTTGCTGCAATGCTTCCAATGAAACCTGCTTCGCATTGGCATCGCCTACGCCTTCGAGAATATCATAACACAAAACCTTTACATCAAAACCGCGTAATTTTTTCGCAAATGACTTTCCCATATTGCCATAACCAATGACCCCGACCGTTTTACCATCCAATTCGTGGCCACGGTTCGCTTCGCGGTTCCAGTGTCCGGAACGGATTTCGCGGTCGGCTTTATTGAGCTTATTGAAAAGCGACAACAGCATCGCCAAAGTATGTTCGCCCACGGCATTGCGGTTGCCTTCCGGCGCGGCAATCAGAGCAATCCCTTTTCGGGAAGCATAATCGGTATCGATACTTTCCAGGCCGGCCCCTACCCGCGCGATGAATTTCAAATTGACCGCCTTATCCAGGAAATCTTTGTCAATCTTAAACCGGCTGCGAATGACAATGCCCTGATAATCGTGGATTTTCGTTTCGATGTCTTTTTTTGCAGATGTAAAATCTTCGTGGTTGGTAAAACCCGTATCCTGCAGCTGCTGCATTAAAATGGGGTGGTTGCTGTCGAGGTGGAGGATTTTGATTGATGATTGGTGCATCACAATGATTTTGTTTTTCAAATTTAATATTTTCAGAAGCTATTCCCGCTCTCCGCTGTATCTTTTCTTTTTTAAAGAAAAAAAAGAAAAGGATGCCGCTGCGATCGGGGCTAGGGTTTAGCCCACAAATCACTTCCTGCCCAGCCATTCAAACAACCGCCGCGCATCGTCCGCTTTGAACAACTGCGTCCCTTCATTCATCGTCGCAGCCGAGCCGCAGGCCACGCCCCAGCGGATGACCTCCTGCAACGGTTTCCCCTCCGACAATGCCCATACCATACCACCTACCATGCTGTCACCCGCACCGACAGTACTTTTCTTGGGTACATTTGGCGCGGGTACGAATTCGGTAATGTCTTTCGTGACGAGTACCGCGCCCTGCGGCCCCAAAGAAACGACTACAATTTCAGCCTGGCCTTTATCGATGAGCGTCCTTGCGGCATCATCGGCTTCGTCGGCATGGATTTTTTCCACACCCACAAGTTTTGCGAGCTCGCCGACATTCGGTTTGAGGAGGTAAACTCCGGTTTCCAAAGTCTTTTGCAAGGCTTCCCCTGACGTATCGGCGATAAACTTTATTCCCGATGCTTTGGCGATGGCCGCAATTCTCTGGTAGAATTCCGGTGGCATGCCTTGTGTTAAGCTGCCGCTTGCAACAAGATATTTTGTCTTTAGCCCTGAAACCGCTTCTAAAATCTGTTGCTGCTCCGGCTCGGAAAGTGTTTCGCCCGAAAACCCAAAACGGTATTGAGAATTGGTGTTTAAGTCGAGTGCAATCAGGTTTTCGCGCGTGGCATTTTTTACCGCAATGGCATGCGTTTCAATTCCTTCCTTTTGTACTAAAGCTTCCAGTTGTTTTCCCGTATCGCCTCCGGAAGTGAACACGCACAAGGATTCCCCACCGAGCCTGGCAATAGCTTTAGACACATTGATACCGCCGCCGCCGGCATCAAAACGCGGGTTTTTGCATTGGATTTTCTGTTCGGGCACAAGCCCCCTGAATGAAGTACTCTTATCAAGCGACGGATTCACGGTCAGGGTGACTATATCAAAATTTTTCATAGCGGTTTATTTCTACTAAAGTTCGGATAAATTCTCTCGAAATCAAAGCGGGTTTTAAAAAACGAGGAAGAGCAACCGTCAGAAAACTTTGCTACCTTGCATCCTGAATTTTGCACCCAGCACCAAAAATGTACGACGAATCACCCAAACGCTTCGACCGCATCATCGCCATCCTGATCCAGCTGCAATCCAGGAAGATTGTACGCGCACAGGACCTGGCGGATCGTTTTGAAGTCAGCCTCCGCACCATTTATCGTGACATACGAACACTCGAAGTTTCGGGAGTACCGATTTACAGCGAAGCCGGGATCGGGTATTCGCTGATGGACGGGTACCGCCTGCCACCCGTAATGTTTACACGCGAGGAGGCGCGAAGCTTTATTGCTGCCGAAAAACTGATGCAGCAATTTACCGATAAGGAACTCGGTGACCATTACGCTGCAGCGATGTACAAACTTAAGGCGGTGCTGAAAAGCGCAGATAAAGACCTCGTCACCGACATGGAGTCAAAAGTACTGATCCGCAACAGCAGCCCGGCTTTCAACCAAAAAGCGCCAAACGCGCTGGCATCCGTCTTCCGGAGCATTGGCGAGAAAATGCAGGTGGTTTTATTGTATGAAGGCATTGAATCCAATGGGCCGTTGGAACGCGTCGTTGAACCCGTGGGCGTATTCCATGAGAACAACAATTGGTATATTTTCGGGTATTGCCACCTGAGGAAGGACTACCGGCAGTTCAGGACGGACAGGATCCATGACATCAGGATAACGGATGACGCGTTTATGTTGTCGCATAATGCGTTGGAAACCTACCTGAAGCATAATAAGGAGGAAAACCTCACCAAAGTCGTTATCCTCGTCGATAAAAGTATCGCACGATATATCAAAGGCGACCGCCGTGGTTATGGCTTTGTTTCTGAAATTGAAAAAGAAAATGAAGTTGAAATGACTTTTAAAAGCCGTGACCCACAGCATGGCTTTGCCCGTTGGTTTATGATGTTCGGGGATTATGCGACGATTGTGGAACCGGAAAGCCTGAAGGTTCGCATTGTGGAACTGCTGACACTAAGCCTTTCGAAACTGGAAAATAATTAACCCGTCCTTTTCAAACCGCAAGGCACGCTAAGGTTTCGCGTGGCAAAAACATGGCTGTCATTGCGTTCCCATTGTGTCCGTTGCGGTAAAATATATGATGCTCGTTAGCTGTAAATAAAAAATCCCGGAAGCGAACTCCCGGGATCTGCAATTTATCTTTCCCAAAAAAACGGTGGTTCAATGCCAAGGCCTCGCAAATACACATACATCTGTCCGCGGTGGTGGATTTCATTGTCCACGAAATACAAAACACTGTGGATGATTGGCGAATTGTACTGCCCGAAAAGGTTGAATGTTTTACTGAAATCTTCAGACGGAATCTGCGGGAAATAATCGTTGATGATGGCCGTCGATTTGTCCCATTGCTCAAGGAACTGTGCTTTGGTCGTTAGTGCATTCCCTGCTTCCTCATAAGGTTTTTCGTCGCGCTCCACGATCGCTTTGAGTGCGGGTGCTCCGATGGCAAGCAATTCCAATGTCAGTTGTGACGCAGTGCGCATCCCTCCTATCGAATAGTCAAAAAAGTCTTTCTCCGGAAATGCGTCTATCACGCGGCGTGTCAGTTTGCGGTGGCCCTGCCAGTGGGTCAGCAATTGTGACGGAGTGATAATTTGTACGGTTTCTGCTGCTGTTGCATTCATAATATGAAGTTTTTAATGATTTATAGTTCAAAGGTAAAAGGGGGAAATGACAACAGTATGTCAGCAGGAATTGACAATGTAAAATAAATTCAGGTTTCTGAATAAAAACCAAAAAATCCCGACATCACTGCCGGGATTTCCTTCAACTGTAAACTAAATCTATTTCCAACCCCCACCCAAATCCCTGTAAATATGGACCACAGCATTCAACTGCTCCTTTTTGGTTTCAATCAATTCGAGTTTGGATTCCAGGGCATCGCGCTGCGTCATCAGCACCTCGAAATAATCGGCGCGCGCTGATTTGAACAGGTCGTTAGCAATGTCAATCGATGAATCCAATGCGGCAACCTGCTCTGACCGCAACGCATAGCTTTTGCTGAGATTATCTATTTTTGAAAGTTGGTTCGATACTTCAAGGTAAGCATTCAATACGGTACGCTGGTAATTGTAAAGGGCCTGCAACTGCCTGGCATTGGCACTGTTGAATTCGGCTTTGATGGCGTTGCGGTTGATCAACGGTGCAGCGATATCACCGGCAAGCGAATACAAGACAGATTCCGGGAACTTCAGGAAATACGAAGGCCTGAACGCCTGTAATCCCACCGCGGCAGAAATGTCGAGTGATGGGTAGAATTCGGCACGCGCAACCTTCACATCCAGTTTTGCTGCCGCGAGTTCGAGTTCGGCTTGCTTGATGTCCGGACGGTTTTCCAGCAATTGTGCCGGAATCCCGGAACTGACTGCTGACAGCGATAGTGACGTAAAATCGGGCTTGTCCCTTTTTATGTCCTGTGGATAGCGGCCCAACAGGAAGTTGATCCTGTTCTCGGTTTCCTTAATTTGCTGCAGGATTTCGTATTCCATGCTTTTGGAAGCGGCTACTTCGGCACGGAATTTCTGTACAGCCAATTCCGTAGCACGCGCGGCTTCTTTCTGGACTTTTACGATATCCAGGGCATTGTTCTGCAACCCGATGTTCTGGCGTACGATATCAAGCTGGCTGTCAAGTGAAAGCAACTCATAATACGAATCGGCTACTTCGGCAATCAGGTTTGTCGTAGCAAAATTCTTTCCTTCCACGGTAGCCAGGTACCTGCTGACAGCCGCTTTTTTGGAATTCCGTAATTTTTTCCACACATCGACTTCCCAATTCGCATAAGCGGCCAACGTCAGATCGGTCAAGGGATCGGGCATTTCCATACCCGGAGTAATCTCTGTAGAAGCGTCACCGGCACCCTGGCTGGTGTAACGCCCTACTTTTTCCATACCCGCACCAGCCTTTACGCCGACGGTCGGCAACAAAGCGCCTTTTCTTATGCGGATGTCATTCTTTGCAATCTCGATCTCCTGTTGCGTGATGTTGAGTTCCTGGTTGTTCTTCAGCGCAACGTCAATCAAATCCACGAGGTTTTGGTCGGTGAAGAATTGCTTCCATGGCTGTGCCGCGATATTCAGCGTGTCTGTATTCGTATTGTAGGACAGTGGCACCAAGGCTTTGGTGTCTTCCGTAGCAACCGCCGGTGCCTTGCAGCCGATTACGGCCAGGCAAATGGACAGCGGGATGAAGTAATATAATCTGGATTTATACATTGTTGTCGATTTCTTCAGTTAATGGATTTTCTTCTTCATTTTTGACGAATTTGGTCTTTTCGGAAATGGTGGCAAAAATATAATACAAGCCCGGAATGATGATGACCCCGAAAATCGTACCCATCAGCATGCCGCCGAGTGCCGCCGAACCGATGGTACGGTTCCCGACCCTTCCCGGACCAGTGGCAAATACTAAAGGAATCAATCCCGCAACGAATGCGAACGACGTCATCAGGATCGGGCGGAAACGCGCCACGGACCCTTCAATCGCAGCCCTGAATACGGAATCTCCGGCACGGTGCCGCTGTACTGCAAACTCCACAATCAGCACGGCGTTCTTTCCAAGCAAACCGATCAGCATGACCATGGCGACCTGGGCGTAAATGTTATTTTCCAGTCCGCAGATCATTAGCAGCAAATAAGCTCCGAAAATACCCGCGACAAGTGATAATATCACCGTCAGTGGCAAAATGAAACTTTCATATTGTGCTGCGAGGATCAGGTAGACGAAGGCGAGGCAGATCAGGAAGATGTATATGGCTTCATTGCCACGCCCGACTTCATCCTTCGAAATCCCGGCCCAATCGATCCCAAAACCCCGCGGGAGTTTTTTCGCAGCGACCTCATTGATCGCGTTGATGGCCTGGCTGCTGCTGTAACCCGGCGCCGCCTGTCCGCTGATTTCAGAGGCATTGTACATATTGTGCCTTGTGATTTCAGACAATCCGTAAACTTTATCCATTTTCATAAAGGCCGAAAATGGCACCATTTCATCGCGGTCGTTCTTCACATACAACTTCAGGATATCCTCTGGCAGCGCACGGTATTCCGGCGAAGCCTGCACCATCACCTTGTATTGGCGGTCATATTTGATAAAGCTGATTTCGTAATTACTTCCGACCAATGTTGCCAAGGTATTTGTCGCGTTTTCTATCGTAACGCCTTTCTGCTGCGCGATGTCATTATCGATATGAAGCATGTATTGCGGGAAACTTGCGCTGTAAAATGTAAACACCGATGACAGTTCCGGGCGCTTGTTCAGTTCCTTTACGAAATCATTGCCGACGGTTTCCATTTTCTTATAATCACCAGAACCGGCCTTGTCGAGCAAACGCAATTCGAATCCGCCTGCCGCACCATAGCCAGGGACAGCAGGAGGCTGGAAGAATTCAATTGTCGCTCCTGCAATGTCCTTTGATTTTTTCTCCAGTTCTTCGATGACTTCCTGTGCCGAATGGCTGCGTTCGTCCCAGCTTTTCAGGTTGATGAGGCAGGTCCCGGAATTGGCGCCCGTACCTTCCGTTAAGATTTCATAGCCTGCAAGGGAGGAAACTGATTTTACATCAGGCATTTTCTGGGCGATCCTTTGCAGTTTTTCTGCGATTTCATTGGTCCGTTCCAGAGTGGCTCCGGGCGGGGTCTGGATTACCGCATAAAACATGCCCTGGTCTTCATTCGGGATAAAGCCTGTAGGGAGTGAATTGTTCAGGAAATAAATGCCTGCGCAGAAAGCCATCAGCATTCCGAAAGTGATGGCGCGGCGGTTAACGATTTTGCTCAAAAGCGACGTATACCTTCCAGTAAGCCCGTTAAACCAGTTGTTGAAACCGTCGAGCAGCCTGTTTAAAGGTGTTTTTTTGCGTGGCTTTCCGTGTGTGCTTTTGAGCATCATCGCACACAAGGCTGGTGTCAGCGTCAAGGCTACCACACCCGAAAGGATGATCGAGGTAGCCATCGTAATCGAAAATTGCCTGTAAAAAATCCCAACCGGGCCCGACATGAACGCTACCGGAATGAATACCGCCGCCATGACGAACGTGATCGCGATAATCGCACCGCTCACTTCATGCATTGCCGCTTTTGTCGCCTTCAGCGGTTTGAGGTGCTTGGTCTCCATATTGGCGTGGACGGCTTCAATCACTACTATCGCGTTGTCCACCACAATTCCGATGGCAAGTACCAATGCAAATAAGGTAATCAGGTTTAGTGTAATCCCAAAATAGGACATAAAGATGAACGTCCCCACGAGCGATACCGGTACAGCTATGGCCGGAATCAGCGTTGAGCGCCAGTCGCCGAGGAACAGGAATACGACCAGCCCTACCAGCAGGAAAGCTTCGACCAAAGTGTGCAGCACCTTTTCGATCGATGCATCGAGGAATTTTGACACATCATAACTGATCTCGTAATCCATGCCTTTCGGGAACGAGCTCGCCTTGATTTCGGCCAGTTTTGCTTTTACATCTTTAATAACCTGGCTGGCGTTGCTGCCGTAAGACTGTTTTAGCACGATGGCTGCTGATGGACGTCCGTTCAGGTTTGAGTAGATATCATACATCGAGCTTCCGAATTCGACATTCGCCACATCCTTCAGGCGCAGGATCTCGCCGTTCGGGCTGGCCTTGA
This genomic stretch from Flavobacterium pallidum harbors:
- a CDS encoding VOC family protein, giving the protein MYFGESQIENDIGRVTGIGGIFFKSKDPKALVAWYGKHLGLKTDAYGSSFWWKDAQGNDCMTQWSPFKDDTTYFEPSEQSFMQNFRVDHLDLLLEALKASGVTVVGEVQRFDYGDFGWILDPEGNKIELWEPKDSAFQ
- a CDS encoding 1-phosphofructokinase family hexose kinase, which gives rise to MKNFDIVTLTVNPSLDKSTSFRGLVPEQKIQCKNPRFDAGGGGINVSKAIARLGGESLCVFTSGGDTGKQLEALVQKEGIETHAIAVKNATRENLIALDLNTNSQYRFGFSGETLSEPEQQQILEAVSGLKTKYLVASGSLTQGMPPEFYQRIAAIAKASGIKFIADTSGEALQKTLETGVYLLKPNVGELAKLVGVEKIHADEADDAARTLIDKGQAEIVVVSLGPQGAVLVTKDITEFVPAPNVPKKSTVGAGDSMVGGMVWALSEGKPLQEVIRWGVACGSAATMNEGTQLFKADDARRLFEWLGRK
- a CDS encoding helix-turn-helix transcriptional regulator, coding for MYDESPKRFDRIIAILIQLQSRKIVRAQDLADRFEVSLRTIYRDIRTLEVSGVPIYSEAGIGYSLMDGYRLPPVMFTREEARSFIAAEKLMQQFTDKELGDHYAAAMYKLKAVLKSADKDLVTDMESKVLIRNSSPAFNQKAPNALASVFRSIGEKMQVVLLYEGIESNGPLERVVEPVGVFHENNNWYIFGYCHLRKDYRQFRTDRIHDIRITDDAFMLSHNALETYLKHNKEENLTKVVILVDKSIARYIKGDRRGYGFVSEIEKENEVEMTFKSRDPQHGFARWFMMFGDYATIVEPESLKVRIVELLTLSLSKLENN
- a CDS encoding DinB family protein; this translates as MNATAAETVQIITPSQLLTHWQGHRKLTRRVIDAFPEKDFFDYSIGGMRTASQLTLELLAIGAPALKAIVERDEKPYEEAGNALTTKAQFLEQWDKSTAIINDYFPQIPSEDFSKTFNLFGQYNSPIIHSVLYFVDNEIHHRGQMYVYLRGLGIEPPFFWER
- a CDS encoding TolC family protein, coding for MYKSRLYYFIPLSICLAVIGCKAPAVATEDTKALVPLSYNTNTDTLNIAAQPWKQFFTDQNLVDLIDVALKNNQELNITQQEIEIAKNDIRIRKGALLPTVGVKAGAGMEKVGRYTSQGAGDASTEITPGMEMPDPLTDLTLAAYANWEVDVWKKLRNSKKAAVSRYLATVEGKNFATTNLIAEVADSYYELLSLDSQLDIVRQNIGLQNNALDIVKVQKEAARATELAVQKFRAEVAASKSMEYEILQQIKETENRINFLLGRYPQDIKRDKPDFTSLSLSAVSSGIPAQLLENRPDIKQAELELAAAKLDVKVARAEFYPSLDISAAVGLQAFRPSYFLKFPESVLYSLAGDIAAPLINRNAIKAEFNSANARQLQALYNYQRTVLNAYLEVSNQLSKIDNLSKSYALRSEQVAALDSSIDIANDLFKSARADYFEVLMTQRDALESKLELIETKKEQLNAVVHIYRDLGGGWK
- a CDS encoding efflux RND transporter permease subunit, whose product is MFNKFIQRPVLSIVISLMILFLGAIALIQLPVTQFPSISPPKVNVTAEYPGANNELMTKSVLIPLERALNGVPGMKYIASDAGNDGEASIQVIFNLGTDPNQASLNVQNRVASVVNKLPPLVVREGVKITREESNMLLYVNLYSKDPGADQKFLYNFADINVLSELKRVDGVGDADILGNREYAMRIWLKPDRMLAYKISADEVMEALSQQSLEASPGKTGESSGKRSETFEYVLKYPGRFTTKEQYDNIVIKASPNGEILRLKDVANVEFGSSMYDIYSNLNGRPSAAIVLKQSYGSNASQVIKDVKAKLAEIKASSFPKGMDYEISYDVSKFLDASIEKVLHTLVEAFLLVGLVVFLFLGDWRSTLIPAIAVPVSLVGTFIFMSYFGITLNLITLFALVLAIGIVVDNAIVVIEAVHANMETKHLKPLKATKAAMHEVSGAIIAITFVMAAVFIPVAFMSGPVGIFYRQFSITMATSIILSGVVALTLTPALCAMMLKSTHGKPRKKTPLNRLLDGFNNWFNGLTGRYTSLLSKIVNRRAITFGMLMAFCAGIYFLNNSLPTGFIPNEDQGMFYAVIQTPPGATLERTNEIAEKLQRIAQKMPDVKSVSSLAGYEILTEGTGANSGTCLINLKSWDERSHSAQEVIEELEKKSKDIAGATIEFFQPPAVPGYGAAGGFELRLLDKAGSGDYKKMETVGNDFVKELNKRPELSSVFTFYSASFPQYMLHIDNDIAQQKGVTIENATNTLATLVGSNYEISFIKYDRQYKVMVQASPEYRALPEDILKLYVKNDRDEMVPFSAFMKMDKVYGLSEITRHNMYNASEISGQAAPGYSSSQAINAINEVAAKKLPRGFGIDWAGISKDEVGRGNEAIYIFLICLAFVYLILAAQYESFILPLTVILSLVAGIFGAYLLLMICGLENNIYAQVAMVMLIGLLGKNAVLIVEFAVQRHRAGDSVFRAAIEGSVARFRPILMTSFAFVAGLIPLVFATGPGRVGNRTIGSAALGGMLMGTIFGVIIIPGLYYIFATISEKTKFVKNEEENPLTEEIDNNV